GCTATGGGTTTTTAGCTGCACAGCCAGCCAGAAAAGTCTTTTGCTGCGATTGTAGAACGATTTTCCAACTCGCCCAGAGAACGATTTGGAAAATCGTTCTACAAATTCATCCCTCTGTTTTCTGTTCTTCTCGCTTGCGCTGCACACTGGGAACAATCGCTGCCACCGCGACGAGAATAATAAAAATCCCCATCACAAATAAACCCAACGGATCCATAGCTTATCTCCTTGCGACCTGGGCATTCAGCCCCTCTGGCCCATTGTCCTGACGAGGGGCCAGAGCGGTGAATGCTCGCCTTGTAAAGTGAATGTGTCTGAACCCTATTTTAACCACTTCCAGCACAGGTCACAAAAAGGTGGGCGCGCAGCGGCCGTCGTGAACATCCCATGAAATCACCCCAACAGAACCCGTAAATCAACCGATGGTGACATTTTTGTCACCTTTTCGCCTTTTCAAGTATAAAATACACCCTTTGTAAAATCGCCCAACAAGGAGGGCTGACTTTGAAAGTAACGGTTATTGGCGGCGGCTCGACGTATACGCCGGAGTTGGTGAATGGGTTTCTGGATCGCGTGGCGCAGTTCCCACTAACAGAACTGTGCCTGATGGACATTGACGCGCACCGTCTGGAAATTGTGGGCGGCTTCGCCCAACGGATGGCAGCGGCAAAAGGCGCGCCCTTCACCGTAATCCTCTCGACCAACCAGCGAGAGGCGGTGAAGGATGCAACCTATGTGACGACCCAACTGCGCGTGGGGCAAATGGAAGCGCGCCGTGAAGATGAATATCTCGGCCGGCGACACGGGCTGATCGGCCAGGAGACGACCGGCATTGGCGGCATGGCGAAGGCGCTGCGCACCATCCCTGTTATCCTGGACATTGCCCGCGACATGCAGGCGGTGGCGCAGCCGGGGGCGATGCTGGTGAACTTCACCAACCCGGCCGGGCTGGTGACCCAGGCCCTCAGCCAATACGCGCCGCAGACGCCCAGCGTCGGCGTCTGCAACGTGCCGATCACGGCGAAGATGATGATTCTGAGCCACCTGGAAAAGGCGATGGGGCGCTCTTTGGACCCAAACCAGGCGGAGCTAAAGACGTTAGGGCTGAACCATCTTTCCTGGCATCATGGCTTTACCCTGGAAGGTGAAGATGTCTGGCCGCAGGTGTTGCAGCAGCTTCAGACGGCGCTGCGCGGTGAGGCAGAGCCGGAATGGCCGCCGCGCCTGATCGAATCGCTGGGCATGATCCCCAATTACTACTTGCACTACTTTTACGGCACGGCGAACAAGCTCAAGGAGCAGGCCAACTGGCCGCCTTCGCGGGCGGAAGAAGTGATGGAGGTAGAGAAGGGGCTGCTGGCGCAGTACGCTGATCCGGATTTGCAGGCGCCGCCGGCCGACCTGATGAAACGAGGCGGCGCGTGGTATTCCACGGTGGCGACGCAGCTCTTGAACGCCCACTACAACGACCTGGGCGAAACGCATGTGGTGAATCTGGCGCATGGCGGGGTGGTGGCCGGTTGGCCGGCCGATTGGGTGTTAGAAATGCCAGCCGTCGTCAGACGCAGCAGGATCACGCCTCTGCCGGCCCAACCACTGCCGCCGGCGCAGTTTGGCCTGCTGGCGCAGGTGAAGGCGTATGAACTGCTGACGGTGGAAGCGGCCGTTTCCGGCAGCCGGGAAGCCGCTTACCAGGCCATCCTGGCCCACCCTCTGGGACCGACGGCCGACCGCGTGCAGGCCGTATTGGACGATATGTTGGAGACCCACCGGGCATATTTGCCACAGTTTTGGGCCTAAGCGACAACGAAACTAACGGCCGTAAACCGAAGGCCGTATCCCGTTTTTCGTTGGCAGTTGCCAGAGGCAGCGCCCTTCGGATTACGGATTACCGAACAAATACAGTAGAAATTGGGAACTGCTATGCGCTACTATTTGGGGGCTGACCTGGGCAGTACAAAAACCCACATCGCCATCGCCGACGAGGCGGGGCAGGTGGTAGGGTTTGGCCGGGGCGGAGCCGCCAACCCGCAAGGGGTTGGTTATGATGGCATGTTGCACGCCCTCCAGCAGGCTTTGCAGGAAGCGTTGGGGCAGGCGAGCATCCCGGAAACGGCCGTTTCCGGCGCAGGTTTTGGCATAGCCGGCTACGATTGGCCGTCGGCTAAACCGGCGATGACGGCCGTTATTGCCAAACTCGGCCTCGACTGTCCCATCGGCCTGGTCAACGACGCCAGTCTGGCCCTCTTCGCCGGGGCGGAAAACAGCACCGGCGTCAGTCTGGTTGCCGGCACAGGCTGCAACTGCCGCGGCTGGGACCAGCAACGGCAGCGCGAAGGGCGCGTGACTGGCTTCGGCTACTGGATGGGCGAATTTGCCGGAGCATCGGAACTGGTGTGGCGGGCGATGCAGTTGGTGGCTTTTGAGTGGACGCAGCGCGGCCCGGCGACAGCCCTGTCCCCCATCTTCATCGAATATGCCGGGGCCGACGATCTGACCGATTTGCTGGAAGGGTATACCAACGGCCGTTACCCCATAGAAGCCCAGGCTGCTCCCCTCATCTTCAAGGCTGCCCGCCAGGGAGATCAGGTAGCCACCGACCTGATCCGTTGGGCCGGCGTGGAATTGGGCGAGATGGCTAAGGCGGTCATTCGCCAGTTGGAATTTGCAGAACGCGCGTTTGATGTGGTGCTGGTCGGCAGCATGTTTGCAGGTGGCCCAATGCTTATTGAACCGATGTGGCAGACCATCACCCAATTTGCGCCCCAGGCCCGGCTGGTGCGTCTGGCCGCGCCGCCGGTGTTGGGCGGCATCATACTAGGCATGAACCAGGGCGGGTTGGCCGTCACACCGGCCGTCCGCCGGCGATTGTCGGTAATCCGTATTCCGTAGGGCGCTGACTTTGGCAAATGTCAGCTGAATATGGAATACGGGATACGGAATACGACCATTAGACTATTTTAATTCAATGACTACGCGACAAAAGGAATCTGCCATGCAATACGGACATTTCGACGACCACGCCAAAGAATACGTCATCACCCGGCCGGACACGCCACAATCGTGGAGCAATTATCTCGGCTCAACCGAATATGGGGCTATTATCACCAACAATGCCGGCGGTTATGGCTTCTACAAATCGGGCGCGCACGGCCGTTTCCTGCGCCTGCGTTTCAACAGCGTACCAATGGATCAGCCCGGCCGTTATTTCTACCTGCGCGACAACGACAGCGGCGACTACTGGTCAGCCTCCTGGCAACCTGTCGGCAAACCCCTGGACCAATACGCCTCCACCTGCCGCCACGGCACGGCTTACACCACCATCACCGCCCAATACAACGGCATCAGCAGCGAAGCCACCTACTTCGTGCCTCTGGGCCAGACCTTTGAATATTGGCGGCTCAAACTCACCAACAACAGCGGCCGGCCGCGCCGTCTGGGCGTCTTCTCCTACTGTGAATTTACCAACCAGTGGAACACCGAACAAGATCAGGTGAACCTGCAATATTCGCTCTTCATCGTCAAAGGGGAACTGGCCGATGGACTGCTGCGCATTGCCATCCACGATAACCTTACGCCAGAACCGGGCAGCGCCCAGGCCGATGACGACGTGATGCACACCTGGATGGGGCTGATTGGCGCATCTCTGGACGGCTACGATACCAGCCGCGAAGCGTTCCTCGGTCCCTATCGCGGCTACCACAACCCGCTGGCCGTCGAGCAGGGGTGCTGTGCCAACAGCCACGCCTATGGCGACAACGCCTGCGGCGTGCTGCACAGCAATCTCACCCTTCAGCCCGGCGAAAGCGGCGAACTGCTGGTCATGCTGGGCATCGGCGATGCACGCACGGCCGGCCAGGGCGCTGTGGCCGAATTTGGTTCACTGGAACGCGCCACTCTGGAGCTGCAAAAGCTCAAAGAGAGTTGGCACGCCAAACTGGGCAGCCTGACGGTACAAACGCCCGACGAAGCGCTCAACCACACCATCAACGTCTGGGGCCTCTACAACTGCCTGATCACCTTTGCCTGGTCGCGGGCGGCCAGCCTGGTTTACAACGGCGAACGAGACGGTCTGGGCTTCCGTGACTCGGTGCAGGACATTTTAGGCGTGGCGGCGGCCATTCCCGACGAGGCCCAGGCGCGGCTGGAACTGCTGCTCACCGGCCAGCTTGCCAACGGCGGGGCCATCCCCATCATCAAACCCTTCGCGCATCGCCCCGGTCATGAAACGCCGCCCAACCCGGAAGAATATCGCTCCGATGACTGCCTCTGGTTCTTCAATGCCGTGCCTGCCTTCGTCGCCGAAACAGGCGATTTCGACTTTTACCGCAAAGTGCTGCCCTACGCCGACGAAGGCGAAGACAGCGTCTTCGGCCATTTGCGCCGCGCCCTCGAATTTAATCTGGCGCGTACCGGCCGCAACCACCTGCCCTGCGGCCTTTCCGCCGATTGGAACGACTGCCTGCGCCTGGGCTACTTTGGCGAAAGCCTGTTTGTCGCCTTCCAACTGCGTTTGGGCCTGACCGTGTACGCCGAAATTGCCGGGCGACTGGAACGACCGGACGAAGCCGCCTGGGCTTTAGGCCAGCGGGCGCAGTTGGACCAGGCTATTCAGTCGGCCACCTGGGATGGCGATTGGTTTATCTGGGCCATTACCGAAGATGGTACGGTTTACGGCACGAAGCAGTATGAAGAAGGCCAGGTTTACTTGAATACCCAGGTCTGGGCGGTCATCAGCGGCGCGGCCTCGCCAGAGCAAGCAGAGCGCTGTATGCAGACGGTTTACGATAAGCTGGCCACGCCCTATGGCCTGATGTTGTGCGCCCCGCCACTGGTTAAGACTTCTATTGACGTGATGCGGGCGGTGGTTTTTAATCCCGGCATCAAGGAAAACGCGGGTATTTTTAACCACACCCAGGGCTGGGGGGTGATGGCCGAATGTCTGTTGGGGCACGGGGACCGCGCCTACGAATATTATCGGGCAGCGATGCCCGCCGCTTACAACGGCCGTGCCGAAATTCGCCAGATGGAACCTTATGTACAGGGACAAACAACCTACTCAATCTATTCACCCCGCCCCGGCCATACGCGCACTGCCTGGCTGACAGGCGCGGCCGCCTGGGCTTACTACAGCGCCACACAGTACATCTTGGGGCTGCGGCCCGAGGTGGATGGCCTGCGGATTGACCCCTGCATCCCGGAAGAATGGCCCGGTTTCAGCGCCACGCGCCGTTTCCGGGGCAAGACGGTTGAGATTGAAGTGCAAAACCCACAAGGCGTTTGCCGCGGCGTTCGCTGGCTGACGCTGAACGGGGAACGATTGGCAGGCAATCTGGTCCCGGCAGAGCGGCTGGCAGCCTACAATCGCGTCGAAGTGGTGCTGGGAGCTTAACCCTCACACGGCCGCAAAGGTCGTCAGTGTGATTGTCTGGCTGGCGAGCGCTTCTTGGACGGCCGTATCCGTCAGAGCGGCCAACTCCTGTTGCCGCTGCCGTGCATAGGCGCTGCTGGCTTCCAGTTCAGGGTCGCTGTAGCCGGGATGGCACATCAATTCATAAATACCTGCGGCTGGCAGGCTGCGCAAGATGCGCAGCAGCTCTGCCTGCGTCGCCAGGTCGCCGTAAAAAGTAGCATAAAAGGCGTCGGGGCAGCGCGGCGCAAATTCGGCCAGCAGCCGGGGAGCATACACCCCGGCGATGGCTTGCACCGCTGGCGGCATTCCGGCCATCGCCACCTGGTCCCCCTGCGCCATCACCTGGCGAATGGCGCAGCCATATTCTTGCGCCAGTTCCAGCATGGCCCGGAACAACCCTTCGCTGAAGTAGGAAGAATGGTGGTGAGAATCCAGATGGGTCGGTTTACGCCCTGTCACCTGGATGAAGCGCTCGATCTGCGCCCGCCATTCGGCCTGCGCTTCGGCCGGGTCCACCTCTGCCAGCCGCGCCGTGAGTTGGGCCAGTGTGTGGAATGCGCCATCGCTGGTAGTAAGGCTGGGGAGTTGGCTGGCGGGCAGCAACGGCCGTCCGGCCGTCAATACCAGATGCACCCCCAACCCCAGGTCCGGCGTTTCTTGCAGCGCCAGGGCCAGGTCAGCCACCACGTTGTCGAAATTCATCATGCAGGTGGTGGAGCTGACGATGCCGCGCCGGTGGGCATCGCGGATGCCATGAGAAATGTTGGGGGAACGGCCGTAATCATCCGCATTCACGATCAATTTTGCCCTCATGCTGCTAACCCTCCAAAACGTTAACCCTCATGATCTGCCCACAAATTTTGCAGGGTGAAATGATACCACACCTCCCACCTATCTTCCGATCTGATGATGGGCGCAGCCGAACCATCGCGCTACAACTTCATAGTTTGAAGATCTATCATTTTGCCAGACTGCATCTCTTTACAAGGCTCGAAAATTATATTAAAATCTTTACTAAATATTCTAAAAGAGGATCGAACTGTGAGCAGCAAAGTCACCATCAACACCATTGCCGAAGCGTGCCAGGTGTCGCCGAGCACCGTCTCGTTGGTCCTCAACGGCAAGCCTGGTGTTTCCACCGAGACCCGCACCCGCGTGCTGGAAGCGGCCCGCACCCTGGGCTACCTACCCTCCCTCTCGCCCACGCCCGCCAGGAATCGTCAGTTAACGGCCGTTGGCCTGGTTGTCAAAAGCGAACCCGGTCTGCTGCCGACGGCCAACCCCTTCTATTCACAAATCATCACCGGGGTAGACGATGCCTGCCGCGACATGGGCATCAATCTGTTGTTCGCCATGCTGCCGGTGGACGAAAACAACCTGCCGCCGCGCCTGCCGCCGCTGATGGAAAACAGCAATTTGGATGGCCTGCTGATGGTGGGCGCATTTGTAGACCAGACCATGCACGCCTTTTTAGGCCAACGTAACCTGCCCATCGTCTTGGTGGATGGCTACTCCGATACAGAGCGTTTCGACATGGTGGTCAGCGACAACTTCCGCGCTGCTTATCAGGCCGTAGAATATCTGATTGCCGGCGGTCACCGGCATATTGGACTGGTGGGCAGTGAACCGGGATGCTACCCCAGTCTGCTGGAGCGGCGCAATGGCTACCTGCGCGCCCTCAAAGAGCAAAACAGCCCCCACACCTACCTGGCCGATTTTAATGTCAACCGCTCGCAGGGGGAGGCGGAGACGCTTCGTCTGCTGCAAGAAAATCCACAAATCAGCGCGCTGTTTTGTGTCAATGACAACGTGGCCCTGGGTGCGCTGCGGGCGGCAAGGCAGATCGGGCGGCGCGTGCCGCAAGACCTCTCCATCGTGGGCTACGATGACACGTATCTGGCGACCAGCATTTCGCCGACGCTGACAACCATGCGGGTGGACACGCTGGCAATGGGGCGCGCGGCCGTGCATCTGCTGGCGCTGCGGCTGGCAAAGCCAGACGCGGCGCGGACAACAGTGATCATTCATCCGGAATTGGTGGAGCGGGAATCAGCTTCACCACTGAACGGAATTTAAGACAAGAAGACAAAGAAACAAAGAGATAAAGGAGCAATTATGACCACTCAACCATTCAGCCACATCCCCAACATACCGTGGGAGGAACGGCCGTCCACCACCAGCGACGTCATCTGGCGCTTCAGCCGCAATCCGATTATCCCCCGCGACCTGATCCCGTCGTCCAATTCCATCTTCAACAGCGCCGCCGTACCTTTCAACGGCAAATTCGCCGGCGTTTTCCGCTGCGACAACAAAAAGCGGGAGATGAACCTGCACCGCGGCTTCAGCGACGATGGCTTTACCTGGCGGCTGGACAACGATCCGATTGATTGGCAGTGCGCCGACGAGGAAATCGGCCGTTACCAATACCGCTACGATCCCCGCGTAGTCTGGATCGAAGACCGCTACTGGGTGACGTGGTGCAACGGCTACCACGGCCCGACCATCGGTGTGGGCTACACCTTCGACTTTGAAACCTTCCACTTTTTAGAAAATGCCCTGCTGCCCTTCAATCGCAACGGCGTCCTCTTCCCCCGGCGGATCAACGGCAAATACGTCATGCTCAACCGGCCGTCGGACAACGGCCATACCCCCTTCGGCGACATCTACCTCAGCCAGAGCAAGGACATGGTCTATTGGGGCGAGCATCGTTATGTGATGGGGACCAGGGGCGGCTGGGAAAGCACCAAAATCGGCGCCGGCCCCATCCCCATCGAAACGCCGGAAGGCTGGCTGTTGATCTACCACGGCGTCCTCACTTCTTGCAACGGGTTTGTCTACGCCTTTGGCGCGGCGCTGTTGGATTTAGACCAGCCGTGGAAGGTGATTTATCGCGGCGCGCCCTATTTGCTGGCCCCGCAAACGTTGTACGAATGTGTCGGCGACGTGCCCAACGTCGCTTTCCCCTGCGCCGCGCTCTACGACCAGCCCACCGGCCGTATCGCCATCTACTACGGTGGCGCAGACACGGTGACAGCCCTGGCCTTCTGCCAGTTGGATGAGCTGCTGGGTTGGCTAAGGGAGAATGGCGCGGAGTAACGGCCGTTAACCAGCCAGACCCGAAGGGTGTTCAATACCCTTCGGGTTTCCCCCCCAGCAGCCCGCGCACGGATTCAATCACCTCATTCAGCGACATCTCTTGCCTGGCAAGCTGCGCCGCGGCAAAAGCGGCGGGGCCAAGCTGGGTAGCTAAATCGGCCAAAAACAGCCTGGCCCTCTCCCGCGTTTCCCACCAGGCAGCCAGATGGAACTGCACAAAAGCAGCCAGCGCCACCGCCCCGGCCAGGTCGCCCTCGGCCGCCAACAGGTTCGCCACGCCATAGAGGGCCATCAGCGTCACCCCCTTGTCGCCCAAAACCATCACATAATGCACCGCCGCCTGATAACAACGGCGGGCGGCGGCAAACTCGCCTTGAGCGATTTGCGCCAGACCATAGTGGGTATAAATGTACCCCTGCCCCCACGGATGATAGGTATCGTGCATCGCTTCGAGGGCCTGATCATAATGGGCGCAAGCCGCCGCCCAATCCTGCCCCATCAAGGCCAAATCGCCCAGGCCGCGATGGTAATACACCAACCCCAGGCTGATTCTATGCTGCCGGAAGCCGACAAAACTTTGTTCGTACAGGTCACGGGCGAAATCGAGTTGGCCTTGCAGACGGCGCAGTTCGCCCCATTCCCAGCAGCCCCAGGCCAGGCCCTTTTCATCCTGAATCTGGGTAAAGGTCAACTGGCTAACGCTGCGCCAATGCTCTGCCAGGGCAAAGTCGCCCAACCGGCCAGCGGCGATGCTTTGCCAGGATTGGGTGTGGGCCACCGCTTGCCTATCGCCCACCTGGATAAAAAGCGTTTTGGCTGATTCAAACCAATCAATCGCCTCGCGGAACTGTCCGTTGGACATGCTGATGTCCGCCATGTCGTAGCGCACATGGGCCGCGCCCCGGCTGACGTTAAGTTGGAGGAAAATTGCCTGGCACTCTTCCAGCAAGCGGAACGCTTTTTCATAGTGGCGATTGATCGCTTCGATGCGGGCCAATGTTTGCAAATTACGCGCCAGCAAGGAAGCAGAACCCAGGCTCCGGGTGACAGCGATGGCTTCGGTAAGGCATTGTCGCGCTTCGTCGGGATCAAACGTGGCGAGTGTGCCGCCGAGCATATCTAAGAAGAGGGCGATAGTGAATAGGTCGCCGCCTTCCCGGCTCAGGCTAAGGCCATGCCGGAAGTATTGCAGCCCCTCGTTAATGTCCACGTACCAGGTGTAGGCCAGGGCGAGCAGAGCGTAGAGAAAGCCAAAGTCACGCTCCAGCCCTTCTTGGACCACAAGCTGCATGGCGCGGCGGGCTATCTCCCTCGCCTCGTAGCCGCTGATTTCATCTATGAGGCTCCAGGCGCGAGCGGACAATAAAGCGGCAAGGGTGCGGCGGGCAAGTGGTGAGTTGTTGGTGGCAACGGCCGTTTCCACCGCCGCCAGCCCATCACGCATCAACGAACCGAGGCTGCTGTAGAGGGAGCGGCTCAGGTAAAAAAGTAACAGCCCATCAAGCGCATTCAAGACACGCATGTACTCTCCCTGCTGCGCTGCCCAGAGCCAGGCCGCCCGGCAGTTCTCCTCATCCGGCTCCAGTTGGGCGATGGCCGCCTGCTGCCCTGCCCCTTTGATTTGTTCGCCTTGCCTTTGCAGCAGTTCAGTGAAATAAGCGCTAAACCGATCGGCGGTTTGGGCGGCCAGGTCGGGCTGGGCGATGAGCCGCTCGTGGGCATATTGGCGCAAAAGTTCTTGGATTTGGTAACGGCCGTTCTCCCCCCGCCACAACAGCGACTTTGTCACCAACCCCATCAGGTCACGCAGAGAAGCGCCGGCGACCGCCTGGGCCGCCTCCCGGCTAAAGCCGCCGGAAAAGATGGAAAGCTGGGCGAAGGTAAGCCGCTCCGCCTCGCTGAGCAAATCCCACGTGTAGTTAAAAACGGAGCGCAGACTGCGCTGCCGCTGGGGCACGTCGTACTGCTCTGTCTCCAAAAAGTCCAGGCTGCGGGCAATCTCATCGGCAATTTCGGCCGGCGAGAGCAGCGCCAGCCAACCGGCGGCCAGTTCAATGCCCAACGGCAGCCCGTCTACCAAAGAGCAGATGCGGGCGACATCCAGCCAATTGTCTGGCGACAGACGGAAATCAGGCGCTGCGCGTCGGGCGCTCTGGGCGAAAAGTTGAACAGCGCTGTAACTCTCGGCGTCGGTGGGTTGGCGCCAGGCAGCGGCCGTTTCCCGGTCCGGTGCGCGCATCCCCGGCACAGGATACAACTGCTCCCCCTGCACGTTCAGCCGCAGGCGGGAAGTGGTCAACACTTTCAGGCGCGGCGCGGCGGCGACCATGTCGGCCACCAACAGCGCGCCATTCTGTTCCAGCAAATGTTCGTAATTGTCCAGCACCAGCAGCATTTGCTTAAAACGCAGAAAGTCCAAGAGCTGCTGGCGCAGCGGCTGCTCCTCGCCACGCGCCGCAAACTGCACCGCCGAGGCGATGGCGGCCGGGATGTATTCCGGGGTAGAAAGCGGGGCCAACGGCACAAAATAGACGCCATCGGCAAAGCGCTCTGGTTCTATCTGGAGATAACCGGCGGCCAACTGCAGCGCCAGGCGGCTCTTGCCGCAGCCACCCGGCCCCAGCAAGGTTAACAGGCGGCTGGATGGATCGGCAAAGAGGCGGCGAACTTCGGCCATCTCCTGCGTCCGGCCGACAAAGGGGGTGGGTTGGGCGGGCAGATTGTGGCAAACGGCCGTTTTTTGCGGCGGCGTCATAACCGGCGGGGGCGGCGGGGCGGTCAGTTCGCCCGTCCGGATTGCCTCATAAAGGGCGACGGTCTCTGGCGTGGGTGCGGCGCCCAACTCCTCAGCCAGGATGGCCGCGCACTGTTCATATTGGCGCAAAGCCGCGCCGCGCTGCCCCATCCCGGCATAGAGCCGCATTACCTGCCGGTGAGCCGCTTCATCCAGTGGATCCAAAGCGAGCCAACGGCGGGCGTAGGCAACGGCCGTTTCCCCTTCCCCCCTTTCCCCATGATAAATCGCCACTGTTTGCAGCACTTTGCCAACTTGTTGGCGCAGCGCTTCGGCCATTTCGTACTGCCAGGCATCGAACTCTGGCGCGTCGCGCAGGGTAAAGCCGGCCAGGAAATCGCCAACGTACAGGCTGGCGGCTTCGGCCAGCGCAGCAACCTCACCGCTGGCTGCCAGGCGGCGAAATTCGGCCACATCTAGCCAGACGCCCTCTTGCGTGGCGAAGGTGATTTGTTCCCGGTCCGCTGCCAGATAGCCGGGGCCAAGCATCTGGTTGATTTCCCACAGGGTGCGGCGTAAATAGGCCAGGGCGCTGGCCTGGTCCGATTCGGGCCAGAAGCGAGCGGCGAGCGCTTCGCGGCTGTGGGGAACGGCCGTTAATGCCAGATAGGCAAGCAGCGCCACCGCCTTGCATCGGTCTGTTGCCACCGGCGCGCCATTCTGTTCAATGCGCGGCGCGCCCAAAAAATGAAACCTTAATTGCGCCAATGTCGCTTTCCCAACAGGCCAGGACACGTAGCCGTAGTCCGTAAGCCGTAAGCCGTAGTCCGTACTTCGAGAGGGATTATAGCAAATGAAGGCGTTGACGCGGAAAACTCCGCGCCGCCAGGGTGAAAAACGCTGAACCGAAACGTTTTCCGAAACGAGGCGCGCAACGCATGGGAAACGGCCGTTGGCTAAACTGTAGACATAGCGAAACAAAGGAGCGCATGACACAATGTACAGCAATCTACAACTAACACACGAAGCATACCAACAGGCGATGGGCGCGCAAACGGCCAACATCAACGCCATGCGCGACCGGTTGATTCGCACCTTCTGGCGGCTGCGGGCAGCAAGCCAGCGGCAGCGCTTCTGGGAACGGCTGACTGGCCGACCGAGCCTGCTGCTGGACCTGAATGAAGAGAAGGCGAAAACGGCCGTGACCACGCGCCATCACGAAGGGATTCAGACCATCTCCCTGAACCGCATCGTTGGCAGCGAAGGACGCCAAAACGACTTCGACGCCAACTTTCGGCCCCGGCAGGCAAACGGCCGTGACCGGTGGGTCAGTGTGGCGCTAATGCGGGCATTGGGCAAGAGCCTGCCGCCCGTCTCCCTGGTACTCCTGGGCGACGCCTACTTCGTCCGCGACGGCCACCACCGCATTTCAGTAGCGCGCGCTCGTGGCGAACTAGACATCGAGGCAGAGGTTATTCGCTGGCAAACAGCATGAATTTTCTAAGACACAGGCACAACGTTTGTCGGGAAGATAAATCGAGTAGCGGTGTTGGGAAAATCTTGTTCCAGCCAGGCAAAAGCTGCGGCAGGACGCAGGCCATAGGTAGGATTGGCCGCGTCCTCCGCGCTGGCGCTCATGTCCATGCCATATTTTTGCCCATACAGTTCATAGATAAGGCGCAGCAGCGCGGGGTCAGTGACCGGGCTAACATCACCTTCCAAAATAACAACATCGTCGCCGCTTTCCAGGTGCAGGCTGATGGCCGGATTATGCGCCAGATTGCGCCCCTTGACGCTGCTATGCCCCGTGCCAAAATAGAATGTTTCATTCAGCCACAATCCCCAAACCGGCGCGGCGTGAGGACGGCCGTCTGGCCGGGTGGTGCAGACCCAATAATTGCGCGCCAGCGCCATTTTCTGGCTGACATCTTGCCAGGACACCAGGCCGTCTTGCGATTCTGCCAGACCATAACCAGGCATGTGCGGGCGCGATACAGTTGGCACAGGTGGAATCTCCAGGGGCAAATCGTTCATAGATACCTCCTTGTCAGTGTTCAGTGTTCAGTGTTCGGTGTGTGTTCGCCAGAGGTAACGCCGTCTGAATAACTGGTTACTGAATACTGAACACTGA
This DNA window, taken from Candidatus Leptovillus gracilis, encodes the following:
- a CDS encoding glycoside hydrolase family 130 protein, with product MTTQPFSHIPNIPWEERPSTTSDVIWRFSRNPIIPRDLIPSSNSIFNSAAVPFNGKFAGVFRCDNKKREMNLHRGFSDDGFTWRLDNDPIDWQCADEEIGRYQYRYDPRVVWIEDRYWVTWCNGYHGPTIGVGYTFDFETFHFLENALLPFNRNGVLFPRRINGKYVMLNRPSDNGHTPFGDIYLSQSKDMVYWGEHRYVMGTRGGWESTKIGAGPIPIETPEGWLLIYHGVLTSCNGFVYAFGAALLDLDQPWKVIYRGAPYLLAPQTLYECVGDVPNVAFPCAALYDQPTGRIAIYYGGADTVTALAFCQLDELLGWLRENGAE
- a CDS encoding AAA family ATPase; translated protein: MAQLRFHFLGAPRIEQNGAPVATDRCKAVALLAYLALTAVPHSREALAARFWPESDQASALAYLRRTLWEINQMLGPGYLAADREQITFATQEGVWLDVAEFRRLAASGEVAALAEAASLYVGDFLAGFTLRDAPEFDAWQYEMAEALRQQVGKVLQTVAIYHGERGEGETAVAYARRWLALDPLDEAAHRQVMRLYAGMGQRGAALRQYEQCAAILAEELGAAPTPETVALYEAIRTGELTAPPPPPVMTPPQKTAVCHNLPAQPTPFVGRTQEMAEVRRLFADPSSRLLTLLGPGGCGKSRLALQLAAGYLQIEPERFADGVYFVPLAPLSTPEYIPAAIASAVQFAARGEEQPLRQQLLDFLRFKQMLLVLDNYEHLLEQNGALLVADMVAAAPRLKVLTTSRLRLNVQGEQLYPVPGMRAPDRETAAAWRQPTDAESYSAVQLFAQSARRAAPDFRLSPDNWLDVARICSLVDGLPLGIELAAGWLALLSPAEIADEIARSLDFLETEQYDVPQRQRSLRSVFNYTWDLLSEAERLTFAQLSIFSGGFSREAAQAVAGASLRDLMGLVTKSLLWRGENGRYQIQELLRQYAHERLIAQPDLAAQTADRFSAYFTELLQRQGEQIKGAGQQAAIAQLEPDEENCRAAWLWAAQQGEYMRVLNALDGLLLFYLSRSLYSSLGSLMRDGLAAVETAVATNNSPLARRTLAALLSARAWSLIDEISGYEAREIARRAMQLVVQEGLERDFGFLYALLALAYTWYVDINEGLQYFRHGLSLSREGGDLFTIALFLDMLGGTLATFDPDEARQCLTEAIAVTRSLGSASLLARNLQTLARIEAINRHYEKAFRLLEECQAIFLQLNVSRGAAHVRYDMADISMSNGQFREAIDWFESAKTLFIQVGDRQAVAHTQSWQSIAAGRLGDFALAEHWRSVSQLTFTQIQDEKGLAWGCWEWGELRRLQGQLDFARDLYEQSFVGFRQHRISLGLVYYHRGLGDLALMGQDWAAACAHYDQALEAMHDTYHPWGQGYIYTHYGLAQIAQGEFAAARRCYQAAVHYVMVLGDKGVTLMALYGVANLLAAEGDLAGAVALAAFVQFHLAAWWETRERARLFLADLATQLGPAAFAAAQLARQEMSLNEVIESVRGLLGGKPEGY
- a CDS encoding pyridoxamine 5'-phosphate oxidase family protein, producing the protein MNDLPLEIPPVPTVSRPHMPGYGLAESQDGLVSWQDVSQKMALARNYWVCTTRPDGRPHAAPVWGLWLNETFYFGTGHSSVKGRNLAHNPAISLHLESGDDVVILEGDVSPVTDPALLRLIYELYGQKYGMDMSASAEDAANPTYGLRPAAAFAWLEQDFPNTATRFIFPTNVVPVS